In the genome of Mucilaginibacter sp. 14171R-50, the window CCTGGATTGTACATCGTAGGTAAGCTCACCGCTTACTCCATATATAACCCCCGATGTGCCTGCGGTAGCGGCTACCTCGCCGGGTTTAAGCACGTTTAATGATAGAGCGTTGTTGGGCTGATCGCCTGCTTTATAAGTTACAGGGATTCCCGCGGTTAGCCCTAATAAAGCAGCGACATTTGTAGTTATTCTGCCATGCGCCGAAAATACGGGCATAACCGGTGGGAAGAGCTTTTCGCTGAAGTTAAAGTGCCCGATAATATCTTTTGACAGGCCGTTATTTTGAAAATCGAAGAAAACACCTTCTGATAATGCCGAAGCCGAGGTGGTTATTTCGCCGGTAAGCTTCATGGCAATGTAATCGCCGGGAAGCATGATCCTATCTATCTGTGCATATATGTCGGGCTCGTTTTGCTTAACCCATGCCAGTTTCGAGGCGGTAAAGTTACCGGGCGAGTTAAGCATATGCGTTAGGCACTTTTCGGTACCGATATCCGCAAAAGCTTTGTCCCCAATTTTAACCGCCCGGCTATCGCACCAAATGATACTATCGCGCAGGATTTTTTGGTCCTTATCAACCAAAACAAGCCCGTGCATTTGGTAAGCAATGCCAATTGCTGAAATATTTTTGGGATCGTATCCGCCTTTTTTATGGCACAAAGTTAACGCCTGCCGGGTTTGCTGCCACCACATCTCAGGCGATTGCTCCGCCCAGCCGCTTTGCAGCGAAGTGATAGGCGACTCCTGGTCGGGGTAGGATGCGGATGCTACAACTACCTGGCTTTCAGCATCAACAACGCATACCTTTACCGACGAAGTGCCGATGTCGATGCCTAATAACAGCATGTTTTTTCTCTTTTAAAATTATGCAAGCAGAAATAATTGGTATGAAGAAACGAATTTAAATTAATTTTTGATAAAGTGTCTGTTTGACGTAAATAAAGGCAAAAAACAATTAAAATGATATTTTTTAAAAAACAGCTTGTGTAAAACAAAAAGGTACGTATATTTGCCATCCCAAACGGAGTGGTAGTTCAGCTGGTTAGAATACATGCCTGTCACGCATGGGGTCGCGGGTTCGAGTCCCGTCCATTCCGCTAAAAGAGCCGCAAGGCTTCGTAAAAGCGCTTAGATTTCAGGACTAAGCGCTTTTTTTATGCTCAAAAAAACGCAAAACACCTCAGCATTTATGACTCATCCAGTGACCTATTCGGTGACTGCTTCAGAATACCTACTTTAGCCACCAAATTAATGATTAACTAATTGTAAATCAATTATTTGCAATCATAAAATTTGGCCTCAAAACACCTCATTTTAACGCAAATTTTTGGTTTAAAAATGACCTTAATCGGAGGGCATATCAGACCATCTCAGAACCCTGCGGAAATTATGATCCGCAGGGTTCGGGAACCGGAAAAAATGCCGGATTTGATGGTTTTGGTGACTAACTCGGTGACCTTTTTTGATCTTCTAAAATAGGTCACCGAGAATGGGGTTAATTGATTGATTTTAAAGCACTTGGCTAAGTGAAAATTAGTCGCGAAAAACAAGTTTTCGTGACCAGATTAATTATCAGGTATTTAAAATTTATTCAAATGAAAAATGCACAAAAGTTTTCAGTCCTGATCTGGGCTGACAAAAGAAAAACAGATTCACAGGGTATGGTTCCGCTGTATGCAAGAATCACTTATCTCAGCAAACGTTGTGAAATCTCTATTGGGCGAAAGGTTGATCCCAAAAAGTGGGATGCGGAAACAGGCTATTTAAAAGGTAACGGCGCAGACGTTAAAGATGTCAACACGCAAATCATCGAAGCAACAAATGAAATCCGCCGGGCTTTCGACGATCTGAAACGTACCGAAGATTTTATTACGGCTGAAAAGATAAAGCAGAAATATACGGGTGAGGGTACCATTCATCGCATGTTACTGGAAGTATTTGACGAGCACAATAATAAACTCGAAAAACTGCTGGATAAAGATTTTGTAAGGGCTACGCTTACCAAGTATAAAACCGTCCGTAAAAAGACGGCTGAGTACATTCAGTTCCGGTACAAGAAACCCGATGTATATCTGGAGGCGATCGATTATTCTTTTGTAACTGGTTTAGAAATGTATTTAAAAACCGAAGACAAAATCGAACATAACACTGCCATGCGGTATATTAAAAATCTTAAAAAGATCATTAACCTGGCCGTCAATAATCAATGGATGAGCCATAACCCATTCAACCTTTTTAAATGCACCTACAATAAGGTTAATCGCGTGGAACTGGAATGGGAAGAGATCAATCAGTTGGCAGCGTACCATTTTAAGGTGAAACGATTGGCTGAGGTACGTGATACATTTTTGTTTTGCTGCTACACGGGTTATGCCTTTGTTGATGTAGATAAACTGACCCCTCAGCACGTGGTTACCGGTGCCGATGGCGTGACTTGGATCAAAACCACGCGAACCAAAACCGCTATCGAGGCCAACGTTCCATTGATACCGCAGGCCATAGAGATCATAGAGCGCTACAAAGATCACGATGCCAGAATCGTAGAGAACCGGCTATTGCCCGTAAAGAGTAATCAAAAGATGAATGCCTATTTAAAAGAGATCGGTGATCTGGCCGGTATCGAAAAAGTGTTAACCACTCACATTGCACGACACACATTTGCTACAACGGTTACCCTCGAAAACGATGTGCCATTAGAAACGGTCAGCAAAATGCTTGGTCATACTAAATTAACCACTACCCAGATCTATGCAAAAATGAAAGATAAAAAGGTTAACCGGGATATGCAGGCCTTAAAGGCACGTTTGCAGTTTAATGCTGAAGTTGTTGAAGAAAAATTGGAGGAGGAATTAGTATGAGCGAGATAATTTTGATAAGTGAGATCAAGGGTTTAATTGAAAGTGCCAGGATCTCAGCAGCCCGTGCCATTGATCATGAAAGAGTTGTTATGTTTTGGCATATTGGTAAAAGGATTTTTGAAGAGGAACAGCACGGCAAAGATCGCGCGGTTTATGGAGAGCGCCTGATTCCATATTTAGCAGAAGAACTAATGCCACAATTTGGTAACGCATTTTCTGCAAGAAATTTAAATCACTTTAGGCAATTCTACAGAACTTTCCCAATTGTGTACGCACTGCGTACACAATTGACATGGACGCATTATCGGTCCCTTCTGAGTATGGAAGAAACAGAAAAAAGGGAGTTTTATATTCAAGAAACAGCAAAGAACAATTGGACCGCCAGACAGATGGATCGCCAAATTGGTAGTCAACTTTACGAGAGACTTCTTTTGAGCACAGACAAAGAAAAAGTTCTATCCGTAGCTCGTAACGAAAAGCAACCGAATAAGCCGCAGGAAATTATCAAAGATCCAATGATACTCGAATTTCTGGGACTTAAACCAGAAGCCGCATATTATGAAAAGGATCTTGAAAATGCTTTGATCACCCACCTGCAAGAGTTCATGCTGGAACTTGGGAATGGTTTTTCCTTCGTAGCCAGGCAAAAGCGCATCCATTTGGATGGCGATGATTTTTTGGTTGACCTGGTGTTTTATAATAGGCTGCTCCAGTGTTTTGTGATCATTGAACTGAAAACACATAAGATCACCCATCAGGATCTTGGACAGTTGCAGATGTACGTTAATTATTATGACCGCATCGAAAAGCTGGGGCATGAAACACCAACGGTCGGCATATTATTATGCCTGGAGAAAAATGATACGGTCGTTAAATTTACTTTGCCGGAAAACAGCAACATCTTTGCCTCCAAATACCAGCTTTATTTACCTTCGGCTGAACAACTGGCCAATGAAATTGAGAAAGAGGTCAGCAAGCAAAAGGAGTTGGGACAGGAAGAATTTCCTAACGGCGACGCTTAAAAATTTGCGGTCGCAAATTTGAATGCAAATGAATTCTGCAGAATTCATTTGCATTTTTTCAATACTTAATCTTGCCGCTTGATTGATATGTGTGGGCACATTCAGATACAGCTGGCGCGCCAAAATGCGACTCATTTTATTTAGTTTTGATGTTAAACCTCCTTTATGAAAGCAAGCCAGTTATTTACGTTAATCAGTACCGGTGATTACCGGCCATTAAGAGCCGCGCTTGCCGCTGATCCTAAACTGGCTAATGCAGGTATTCCCTGCAATGATGACATGCCCGAATGACAGGGCATCCGTTGCACCGGATATGCGATGTGGTCTTTAATGGTGCGATCAGTGATGAGCAAGCGATAGAGGTTGCTAAAATCCTGCTGGAATTCGGTGCCGATATAGATGGCTATAAATTATCGGGCGATAAGAATACACCATTGATAGCTGCGGCAAGTCTCCATGCGGAGAAATTAGGCATCTTCTATATTGAACAGGGTGCGGATATTTATTATGCAGACCATGATGGCGCGACCGCACTTCACTGGGCAGCTTTTTGCGGCCGGGATCAACTGGTAGCAGCTTTGATCGCAGCGGGCGCAAATATCGACCAGGAAGATACTACCTTTAACAGCACACCTGTTGGGTGGGCTGTGCATACTTTGACTTCTGGCGACACAGGTAACCGATACCATCAAATGGGCTGTATAAAGCTGCTTTTAAAAGCCGGGGCTGACCAAAGCAAGCTGGCCGCAGATACCCTGACTTACTTGAAAGAAGCCGCGAAAAGCGATACTGAACTTCAATCTTTATTAAAGCCATGACCAAGTTTAAAAGAAGCATCCCAGCCTTACCGGTGGTTAATATTGACAAAGCGATCACTTTTTATGAAAGCAAGATGGGCTTTAAAACCCGCGTTCAGAAAGATGGTTTTGCGTCTATGGTTCGGGATGGTATCGAAATACAGCTTTGGCAGGCTTGTGACCGTTCCTGGAAATATAAATTCTGGCTGTTTCTAAATCCCATAACCAACGGCGCGGAAAGCTTTTTGGCAGGTACGGCCAGTTGCCGTATCGAAGTCGAAGGCATCGATGACCTATACCTTGAATACAAGGCAACGGGAATTATTTATGATTCCTACACTGTTGTGGAAGATCAGCCCTGGGGCCATCGTGATTTTCCGATTCTTGACCTGCATGGTAACCTGATCACTTTCTTCGAGATCGTACATTAGCCACAGCAGGATGTTCCTTGCTGTATGGGTGGGCATTTCACCGTTCCATAACTACAAAATACACAGCAATCCCCGGCCATTGGCTTCAAGCGTGTTTTACACGATTCACATTCATAGAAATACTGGCAGGCATCGGTGGGCATTTCCTCCTCTTTTTGAAAGCCGCAGTTGGGACACGTAATAACAGAACTTAACACAATTGTGGTAGACATATTCAATTTGATTTAACTAACGTAGGTTGATATCCAATCTCTTTGATCTTATGACTGATGCTGTCGGCAGTTGTTTTAGCCGGGTCATAACTCACCACCGTTAACGCTTTTTCAAAGGAGGTAACGGCAGACGTCACCCCATTGACGCCAGCCAAAGTGCCATCTATATGCTTAGTGCAATCGGCACAGCCCATACCTTTTATGTTCAGCCGCACATATTTCAAGCGGGACAGGTTATTTTTTGCGGTTACTACCTTTACAGGTGTTTTATAAAATAGGGATGAATAATAAGGGAATGCCATTAGTACGGTAGCACATAAAGTAACGATCAGCAGGAACCCTTTGGTCTGCCAAAAGGAACGTTTAGCCGGTACGCAGCAATCTTCCTGGTTGCGCCGTGTGCCCCCCAATTGCTGATACCAGGCAAAAGCAAATGCCATGATGGTGAGACCGACTAACCAGGGCCGGTAAGGTTCGATCCAGTTGAAGGCAGTTGCTGCGCCGCTGATGCCCCCAAAAACAGCGAGTAAAGGCGCTATGCAACACAGTGAAGCGGCTAACGCAGCCAGCACACCGCTGATCCAGGTTTTTTGAACAACAGTTTTCATGCCTTTACGAAATTTGAAGGTTGATTAATCAGGTTAAAGAAAGAGGACAGTAAGGGCAATTGATCTTCGCAGATCGCATAAAAAATGGTTTGTCCGGATTTCCTTGCCCGGATAATTCCGCCGTCTTTTAGCTTCCTGAGATGTTGTGAAACCGCAGGAATCGTCATGGCTAAAATATCACTCAGGTCGCAGGGGCAAAGCTCCGTCTCCTGGTTCAACAGGAACAATATTTTTAAACGCACCTCGTTACCCGCCAGCGCGACCACTTTTGAAAGTTCCGTAAAGGATCGCTGGTTTTGAGCAAGCAGTTCCCTGCAATTATTGATCTGGCCGGTGTCGGCAAATATTCTTGTACAATTATCCATCATTATCGTGGTGCAAATATAAGCATTTAAGCAATTGCTTAAATAAAAAAAATCAATTCAGTTGTTGCATTTGAATTATTAATCGTAATATTGCAATGTATTTATGGGACTAACCAAGACAGATATCTTCAACGAGCAGCAAAATAAGCTGGCCGTGCAATTGAAAGCCATTGCACATCCGGCCCGTATCGCCATCTTGCAGCAAATCATTAAGGCGAATGCCTGTATCTGCGGTGACCTGGTAGAAGAACTGGGTTTAGCGCAGGCCACCATTTCACAGCATTTGAAAGAATTGAAGAATGCCGGCTTGATCCAGGGCACGATCGAGGGCGTGAGCGTTTGCTATTGCATCGAGCCGGAAGCCTGGAAAGCGCTGCAACTGGAACTGAACGTATTTTTTGGTTCATATAAAGAAAAGAAAGACAACTGCTGTTAAATTTTTTTTAACCAATCTATCGCAATATTACAATAAATAAAATCATATAGCCATGAATAAAGTAGAAGCCATCAACTGGAAAACCTTTAAGGACACCTTATTACAGCATCCCGACCTTGACCTGCAATTCCAATATGCTGAAGGCAAGTTGGTAGATGCGGCTTACCATATAACCGAGATCAAACAAGCGCCGATCACTTCGGTAGATTGCGGTGGCGTTATGAATGCCTGGACGGAGATCATTGTACAATTATGGGTGCCGGAGGGCGAACAGCAGGAACGCTCGATGAAAGTGGGTAAAGCTTTATCAATCGTGGACATTGTAGAAAAAATGCTGCCATTGAACCCGAACGGTACGGTGAAGATCGAGTTCGGAAATTCAGAATTTGATACCCGCCAGATGTTCCCTAATGAAATGATCGTGGGTGATGGCGCTTTAACCATTGATCTGCGCCCTGATGCGGTACAATGTAAAGCCATCGGTCGCGGCGGCAGCTGCGGCACGAATGATAAAGGCGAGGAATGTTGCACACCTGTGGCTGAAAAACCAAAGGTGCAATTAGTGAACCTGGCTGCGGCACCTGCGGAAGCTTGCTGCACACCGGGTGGTGGCTGCTGCTAAACCATAAAATATTACAGCAATGATCATTGACCAGGCACAACCCCATAAAGATGCGTTGATCGAGTTGCTGGCGGCTGAAAGGCTGCCGGTGGCTGATCTGCCGGAAACGCTGGACAACTTCATTGTTGCCATCCAGGACGGCGCAGTTGTCGGTGTAGCCGGGGTTGAAGTTTATGGCCAGTACGGTTTGCTTCGTTCTTTGGCCGTACATCCGGCACACCGTAGTGTGGGTATCGCCGGTAAACTGTTGGCACGTTTGACCAATATGAGCCGCTTAAAAGGCCTATCGGAACTTTACCTGCTGACCGAAACCGCACCGGCCTATTTTGAAAGGCAGCATTACGGTAAAATAACCAGGGAAGAAGTCCCCACCGAAGTGCAGCGGTCATCCGAATTCAGCCATGTTTGCCCGGTATCGGCCATCGTCATGAAAAAGAAATTATGAGCCAAAAAAATATATTAGTCCTGTGTACCGGCAACAGTTGCCGCAGCCAGATCGCCGAAGGTTACCTGCGCCATTTTGCAGGGAAAAGCGCCAATGTTTACAGCGCGGGCATTGAAACGCATGGCGTGAACCCTAAAGCCATCGTCGTAATGGCCGAAGACCATATCGATATCAGCAAACATACCTCTAACCACGTAAATGAATATATGGGCATCCCTTTTGACCAGGTGATCACCGTTTGTGATAATGCAAACGAAGCCTGCCCGTTCTTTCCCGGTAAGGTGGAGCGCTATCATGAGAACTTTCCCGACCCGGCGAAAGCCACGGGTACGCCGGAAGAAGTGATGGATGAATTCAGACGGGTGCGTGATCTCATCAAAGTCTATGCGGCTGACTTTGTAAAGCACCATATAAAGGGTTGATCCCTTTTTTTTAACCTAATCAATCGTAAAATCGCAATAAACCAATTAATATGAGAAATTTATCACAAATTTGTGCCGCAGCGTTACTGGTAGTGACCTCGGCCTTTACCACAGTTAATGAGAACTTATTTCCT includes:
- a CDS encoding xylulokinase; this encodes MLLLGIDIGTSSVKVCVVDAESQVVVASASYPDQESPITSLQSGWAEQSPEMWWQQTRQALTLCHKKGGYDPKNISAIGIAYQMHGLVLVDKDQKILRDSIIWCDSRAVKIGDKAFADIGTEKCLTHMLNSPGNFTASKLAWVKQNEPDIYAQIDRIMLPGDYIAMKLTGEITTSASALSEGVFFDFQNNGLSKDIIGHFNFSEKLFPPVMPVFSAHGRITTNVAALLGLTAGIPVTYKAGDQPNNALSLNVLKPGEVAATAGTSGVIYGVSGELTYDVQSRVNTFAHVNYTNERKRLGVLLCINGTGSLYRWIKNTFGATLSYAQMNAMAEQAPMGCNGLRIMPFGNGAERMLNNKQIGAHLHNIDLNLHAAAHVFRAAQEGIACAFRYGLDIMRENGMHPTVIRAGKSNMFLSDLFAQTFVNATGVPVELYNNDGSLGAALGAGIGAGIYPSQAEAFSKAERVGYIEPTDIEKFEPIYQDWKEILEGHLQKKQEDKDQTVETFNNQ
- a CDS encoding site-specific integrase, with product MKNAQKFSVLIWADKRKTDSQGMVPLYARITYLSKRCEISIGRKVDPKKWDAETGYLKGNGADVKDVNTQIIEATNEIRRAFDDLKRTEDFITAEKIKQKYTGEGTIHRMLLEVFDEHNNKLEKLLDKDFVRATLTKYKTVRKKTAEYIQFRYKKPDVYLEAIDYSFVTGLEMYLKTEDKIEHNTAMRYIKNLKKIINLAVNNQWMSHNPFNLFKCTYNKVNRVELEWEEINQLAAYHFKVKRLAEVRDTFLFCCYTGYAFVDVDKLTPQHVVTGADGVTWIKTTRTKTAIEANVPLIPQAIEIIERYKDHDARIVENRLLPVKSNQKMNAYLKEIGDLAGIEKVLTTHIARHTFATTVTLENDVPLETVSKMLGHTKLTTTQIYAKMKDKKVNRDMQALKARLQFNAEVVEEKLEEELV
- a CDS encoding YhcG family protein, which translates into the protein MSEIILISEIKGLIESARISAARAIDHERVVMFWHIGKRIFEEEQHGKDRAVYGERLIPYLAEELMPQFGNAFSARNLNHFRQFYRTFPIVYALRTQLTWTHYRSLLSMEETEKREFYIQETAKNNWTARQMDRQIGSQLYERLLLSTDKEKVLSVARNEKQPNKPQEIIKDPMILEFLGLKPEAAYYEKDLENALITHLQEFMLELGNGFSFVARQKRIHLDGDDFLVDLVFYNRLLQCFVIIELKTHKITHQDLGQLQMYVNYYDRIEKLGHETPTVGILLCLEKNDTVVKFTLPENSNIFASKYQLYLPSAEQLANEIEKEVSKQKELGQEEFPNGDA
- a CDS encoding ankyrin repeat domain-containing protein; this translates as MTGHPLHRICDVVFNGAISDEQAIEVAKILLEFGADIDGYKLSGDKNTPLIAAASLHAEKLGIFYIEQGADIYYADHDGATALHWAAFCGRDQLVAALIAAGANIDQEDTTFNSTPVGWAVHTLTSGDTGNRYHQMGCIKLLLKAGADQSKLAADTLTYLKEAAKSDTELQSLLKP
- a CDS encoding VOC family protein encodes the protein MTKFKRSIPALPVVNIDKAITFYESKMGFKTRVQKDGFASMVRDGIEIQLWQACDRSWKYKFWLFLNPITNGAESFLAGTASCRIEVEGIDDLYLEYKATGIIYDSYTVVEDQPWGHRDFPILDLHGNLITFFEIVH
- a CDS encoding GDCCVxC domain-containing (seleno)protein, which codes for MSTTIVLSSVITCPNCGFQKEEEMPTDACQYFYECESCKTRLKPMAGDCCVFCSYGTVKCPPIQQGTSCCG
- the merTP gene encoding mercuric transport protein MerTP — its product is MKTVVQKTWISGVLAALAASLCCIAPLLAVFGGISGAATAFNWIEPYRPWLVGLTIMAFAFAWYQQLGGTRRNQEDCCVPAKRSFWQTKGFLLIVTLCATVLMAFPYYSSLFYKTPVKVVTAKNNLSRLKYVRLNIKGMGCADCTKHIDGTLAGVNGVTSAVTSFEKALTVVSYDPAKTTADSISHKIKEIGYQPTLVKSN
- a CDS encoding ArsR/SmtB family transcription factor, which encodes MMDNCTRIFADTGQINNCRELLAQNQRSFTELSKVVALAGNEVRLKILFLLNQETELCPCDLSDILAMTIPAVSQHLRKLKDGGIIRARKSGQTIFYAICEDQLPLLSSFFNLINQPSNFVKA
- a CDS encoding helix-turn-helix transcriptional regulator, which translates into the protein MGLTKTDIFNEQQNKLAVQLKAIAHPARIAILQQIIKANACICGDLVEELGLAQATISQHLKELKNAGLIQGTIEGVSVCYCIEPEAWKALQLELNVFFGSYKEKKDNCC
- a CDS encoding DUF6428 family protein, with protein sequence MNKVEAINWKTFKDTLLQHPDLDLQFQYAEGKLVDAAYHITEIKQAPITSVDCGGVMNAWTEIIVQLWVPEGEQQERSMKVGKALSIVDIVEKMLPLNPNGTVKIEFGNSEFDTRQMFPNEMIVGDGALTIDLRPDAVQCKAIGRGGSCGTNDKGEECCTPVAEKPKVQLVNLAAAPAEACCTPGGGCC
- the arsN2 gene encoding arsenic resistance N-acetyltransferase ArsN2, whose translation is MIIDQAQPHKDALIELLAAERLPVADLPETLDNFIVAIQDGAVVGVAGVEVYGQYGLLRSLAVHPAHRSVGIAGKLLARLTNMSRLKGLSELYLLTETAPAYFERQHYGKITREEVPTEVQRSSEFSHVCPVSAIVMKKKL
- a CDS encoding arsenate reductase ArsC, whose amino-acid sequence is MSQKNILVLCTGNSCRSQIAEGYLRHFAGKSANVYSAGIETHGVNPKAIVVMAEDHIDISKHTSNHVNEYMGIPFDQVITVCDNANEACPFFPGKVERYHENFPDPAKATGTPEEVMDEFRRVRDLIKVYAADFVKHHIKG